GACCGTGGGCTGTTCGAGCGCAGGATCTTCCCGGCCATCGACATCTCGAAGAGCGGAACGCGGAAGGAGGAGAAGCTGTTCACCGCCGAGGAGCTGCCGAGGGTCACGCTCCTGAGGCGGGCCCTCGCGTCGCTCAAGGCCGCGGAGGCGATGCAGCTCCTGACCGACCGGCTGTCGCGCTACCCGACCAATGCCGAGTTCCTGGCGAACCTCCTGAGCTGACCTCGCCGTGGTCGGAGGGCGCGCACGGGACTAGATTCTAGGCGGGGAGGCCGCATGCGCTGGGGACCCGAGGACTGGGACGCCTTCACCGTCCTGAGCGCGGGGAGCGAGGGCGACCCTCCGCCCGCGGAGGCGTCGCTCGTCGGACTCCTCAGCGGGGTGCCCGGACGCCGGCTCATGACCGTCGCGGACCTCGGCTGCGGATCGGGGCGGCTCCTGCCGTTCCTGGCCCGCCAGTTCGGCAAGGTGATCGCGGTGGACTACGCCCCGGCGAGCCTCGCCCTGGCGCGAAGGGTGTGTGTGGGCAAGGCCGTCACCTTCCGCCGGCGGGACCTCCGGGACCTCGCTCCGTTCCGCAACTCCATCGACGTCGCGGTGGCGATCCGCTCCATCGCCGGGCCTCGGCCCGAGGACGTCGACCGCATCCTGGCGGAGATCCACCGGGCGCTGGTCGAGGGCGGGCTGCTCGCCGCGATCGTGTCCGCGTCACCGAGGGGACGGCAGCGGACCCCGCTCAGGCTCGCAGGGGAGCCGTCCGGCCCCGAGATCCTCTCGTTCCACGAGGTGGAGCTTCAGTACCGGCTGCGCCGCGCCGGCTTCCGTGGGGTGAGGATCCGCCGGTTCGACGAGGGTCGCGGCGCCCCGGCGGCCCTGCTGTGCACCGGCGCGCGCCGGGCGGACAACTGAGCGTGCTCGACGTCAGCCTCAAGGCGCGCCGCTTCACCGAGTCGGTCATTCGCGAGATGACGAGGCTCTGTGGGATCCACGACGCGATCAACCTCGCCCAGGGATTCCCCGACTTCCCGGCCCCCGCCGAGGTCAAGGAGGCCGCCCGGCGCGCCATCGCGGAGGACGTGAACCAATACGCGATCACCTGGGGCGCCCCCTCGCTGCGCGCGGCCGTCGCCGAGAAGTACGGCCGCCGCTACGGCATGGCCATCGACCCGGGCCGGGAGATCACCGTCACCTGCGGCTCCACCGAGGCGATGATCGCGTCGATCCTCGCGGTGCTCGATCCGGGGGACGAGCTGGTGGTGTTCGAGCCGTTCTACGAGAACTACGGTCCCGACGCGATCCTGGCGGGGGCGGTGCCGCGATTCGTGGGGATGAAGCCGCCGGACTTCGGCT
This Terriglobia bacterium DNA region includes the following protein-coding sequences:
- a CDS encoding class I SAM-dependent methyltransferase, whose product is MRWGPEDWDAFTVLSAGSEGDPPPAEASLVGLLSGVPGRRLMTVADLGCGSGRLLPFLARQFGKVIAVDYAPASLALARRVCVGKAVTFRRRDLRDLAPFRNSIDVAVAIRSIAGPRPEDVDRILAEIHRALVEGGLLAAIVSASPRGRQRTPLRLAGEPSGPEILSFHEVELQYRLRRAGFRGVRIRRFDEGRGAPAALLCTGARRADN